The Candidatus Marinarcus aquaticus genome contains the following window.
ATATCTCCTTATAAATAATAAGAAGATATTAACAAATAAGTGAACTAATGGTGATGTCAGATTCAATCATAAAATTGTAAAAATCAAATATTTATAAATCTCTGTATTTTTTAGGGGTTGTTTTTGCTCTTTTTTTAAAAAAGTTTATAAAATGGGGTGGTTCTTCAAATCCCAGACTAAAAGCAATATCGGAAACAGACCAAGGAGTATGTTTAAGCAATATCTTTGCCTCTTGTAAAACTCTGTTTGAAATCAATTCAGAGGTGGTTTTTCCCGTAATCTCTTTTAAGACTTTATTGAGATGATTGGTGTGTATATTTAAATTTTTCGCAAAATCATTGGCACTTCGCAGTTTAAACCTTTGGTAAGGTGACTCAATAGGGAACTGTCTTTCAAGTAGTTCTGTAAAAAGAGTTGCGATTTTTGTAGCTCTATCTTCAGTTTTCAAATTGGTTGTGATCGCAGGTTGCATCTTCATGGCATAATGAATCAGTTCAAAACAAAGATTTCTTAAAACATCATATTTATAAGCATAGTCTGAGTCTATCTCCTCAAACATCTTTTCAAATATCTTTTCCACATCTTTTAAAGCCTTTTCATCAAGAATAAAGAGTTTATTTTGATTTGCTTGAAAAACGGGGTATTGTCTTAAGGAACCAAATTTATGAAAAAAAGTCTCTGTAAAGATACAAAAACA
Protein-coding sequences here:
- a CDS encoding helix-turn-helix domain-containing protein; the encoded protein is MKNTENLEEFYEKNKFTYIPKELENDIGHFNIFKRGNSKIKPISFNRRDFFKITLLKGKIKVDYADKSFVSEKYALMFSDPLVPYSWEPLDENQSGCFCIFTETFFHKFGSLRQYPVFQANQNKLFILDEKALKDVEKIFEKMFEEIDSDYAYKYDVLRNLCFELIHYAMKMQPAITTNLKTEDRATKIATLFTELLERQFPIESPYQRFKLRSANDFAKNLNIHTNHLNKVLKEITGKTTSELISNRVLQEAKILLKHTPWSVSDIAFSLGFEEPPHFINFFKKRAKTTPKKYRDL